A DNA window from Actinomycetota bacterium contains the following coding sequences:
- a CDS encoding arginase family protein: MAEERDTTPSTPGFAPGTVTPEPGGLLPREALKAVRMAAREGLCGMELVEIAPPYDVHDMTAQLGARIIMDVLATLVDAGHLGRRSRSS, from the coding sequence GTGGCCGAGGAGCGCGACACCACGCCATCGACCCCGGGGTTCGCCCCCGGCACCGTGACGCCCGAGCCCGGCGGGCTGCTGCCCCGCGAGGCCCTCAAGGCGGTCCGCATGGCCGCCCGGGAAGGGCTCTGCGGCATGGAGCTGGTCGAGATCGCGCCGCCCTACGACGTCCACGACATGACCGCCCAGCTCGGCGCCCGCATCATCATGGACGTCCTGGCCACCCTGGTCGACGCCGGCCACCTTGGCCGGCGGTCACGCTCGTCGTGA
- a CDS encoding magnesium and cobalt transport protein CorA — translation MGERRPRVLLPNRRAGRGWNGQRQPPAPEVSMEPRPAAPAAPAATVEQSVVAAAIYRDGRRVDSPPTVAEAGRRLRDQPGTMAWIGLYRPAEAQLLAVAEEFGLHELAVEDAIVAHQRPKLERYGDTLFVVLRAARYLDDVEEVEFGEIHVFVGSNFVLTVRHGQAPDLAAVRRRMEGDPDLLRLGPEAVLYAILDGVVDGYAPVVAGLQNDIDEIETEVFRGDPKVSRRIYELSREVIEFQRATSPLLGMLDGLMAGFEKYETDEELQRYLRDVADHATTVAERVDGFRQMLGDILTVNATLVSQAQNEEIKNLTEASYDQNEEIKKVSAWAAILFAPTLIGTVYGMNFSHMPEMEWVFGYPFALALMALVSFTLYAIFKRRGWL, via the coding sequence ATGGGTGAGCGGCGTCCCCGCGTGCTGCTCCCGAACCGGCGTGCCGGTCGCGGCTGGAACGGCCAGCGGCAGCCACCGGCGCCCGAGGTGTCGATGGAGCCGCGGCCGGCGGCCCCGGCCGCCCCGGCCGCGACCGTCGAGCAGAGCGTGGTCGCCGCCGCCATCTACCGGGACGGGCGCCGCGTCGACAGCCCCCCGACGGTGGCCGAGGCCGGCAGGCGGCTGCGCGACCAGCCGGGCACCATGGCCTGGATCGGGCTCTACCGCCCGGCCGAGGCCCAGCTGCTGGCCGTGGCCGAGGAGTTCGGGCTGCACGAGCTCGCCGTCGAGGACGCCATCGTCGCCCACCAGCGCCCCAAGCTGGAGCGCTACGGCGACACCCTGTTCGTGGTGCTCCGCGCCGCCCGCTACCTGGACGACGTGGAGGAGGTCGAGTTCGGCGAGATCCACGTGTTCGTCGGCTCGAACTTCGTCCTCACCGTCCGCCACGGCCAGGCCCCCGACCTGGCCGCCGTGCGCCGGCGCATGGAGGGCGACCCCGACCTGCTCCGGCTCGGTCCCGAGGCGGTGCTGTACGCGATCCTTGACGGCGTCGTCGACGGCTACGCCCCGGTGGTGGCCGGCCTCCAGAACGACATCGACGAGATCGAGACCGAGGTCTTCCGCGGCGACCCCAAGGTGTCGCGGCGCATCTACGAGCTGTCGCGCGAGGTGATCGAGTTCCAGCGGGCCACCAGCCCCCTGCTCGGCATGCTCGACGGCCTCATGGCCGGGTTCGAGAAGTACGAGACCGACGAGGAGCTGCAGCGCTACCTGCGCGACGTGGCCGACCACGCCACCACCGTGGCCGAGCGGGTCGACGGCTTCCGCCAGATGCTGGGCGACATCCTCACCGTCAACGCCACCCTGGTCAGCCAGGCCCAGAACGAGGAGATCAAGAACCTCACCGAGGCCAGCTACGACCAGAACGAGGAGATCAAGAAGGTCTCGGCCTGGGCGGCCATCCTGTTCGCCCCGACCCTGATCGGGACCGTCTACGGCATGAACTTCAGCCATATGCCCGAGATGGAGTGGGTCTTCGGCTACCCGTTCGCCCTGGCCCTGATGGCCCTGGTCAGCTTCACCCTGTACGCGATCTTCAAGCGCCGCGGCTGG